One Campylobacter sp. MG1 genomic window carries:
- the napG gene encoding ferredoxin-type protein NapG has protein sequence MRRQFFTNTIKILAVGVGTFSIFKLNDTPKSESKIELKKSFFLRPPGVVSEKHFLANCIRCAKCVKACPYNTLSLAKIGEFASLGTPKFSANEIPCYLCDDLPCIKACPTDALDKSINKISLVNIGRAIVDESSCVAHFGIQCDACYRACPFIDKALKLEYKRNERTKKHAMLVPKVDYDYCVGCGLCEKVCITKKPAIVILPTSFILGERNDNYVKGWVSGDDERLKHIDTSKKHDEKKAINYLNDGEF, from the coding sequence ATGAGAAGGCAATTTTTTACAAATACTATAAAGATTTTAGCAGTTGGTGTTGGAACTTTTAGCATATTCAAACTAAACGATACACCAAAAAGTGAAAGCAAAATTGAACTTAAAAAGAGTTTTTTTCTACGCCCACCAGGAGTTGTTAGTGAAAAACATTTTTTGGCTAATTGCATTCGTTGTGCTAAATGTGTAAAAGCTTGCCCTTATAATACTTTAAGTTTAGCTAAGATAGGGGAATTTGCTAGTTTAGGAACTCCTAAATTTAGTGCAAATGAAATTCCTTGCTATTTATGCGATGATTTGCCTTGTATTAAGGCTTGTCCGACAGATGCGCTAGATAAAAGTATTAATAAAATTTCTTTAGTAAATATTGGTCGTGCAATAGTAGATGAAAGCTCTTGTGTAGCTCATTTTGGAATTCAATGTGATGCTTGCTATAGGGCGTGTCCTTTTATAGATAAAGCTTTAAAGCTTGAATATAAAAGAAATGAGCGAACTAAAAAACATGCAATGTTAGTGCCTAAGGTTGATTATGATTATTGTGTGGGTTGTGGTTTATGTGAAAAAGTTTGTATTACTAAAAAGCCAGCTATTGTTATTTTGCCTACTAGTTTTATATTGGGTGAGAGAAATGATAATTATGTTAAAGGTTGGGTTAGTGGTGATGATGAAAGATTAAAACACATAGATACTAGCAAAAAACACGATGAGAAAAAAGCTATAAATTACCTAAATGATGGAGAATTTTAA